The DNA region cacccagcacactcacacccagcacactcacaccagcacactcacacccagcacgCTCACACCCAGCAcgctcacacccagcacactcacacccagcacactcactcagcacactcacacccagcagaCTCACACCCAGCAGACTCACACCCAGCAGACTCACACCCAGCAgactcacacccagcacactcacacccagcacactcacacccagcacactcactcccagcacactcacacccagcacactcacaccagcacactcacacccagcacgCTCACACCCAGCAcgctcacacccagcacactcacacccagcagactcacacccagcacactcacacccagcacgCTCACACCCAGCAGGCTCAAACCCAGCACACTTacacccagcacactcacacccagcacactcacacccagcagactcacacccagcacactcactcagcacactcacacccagcacactcacacccagcacactcactcagcacactcacacccagcacgctcaaacccagcacactcacacccagcacgCTCACACCCAGCACGCTCACACCCAGCAcgctcacacccagcacactcacacccagcagactcacacccagcacactcactcagcacactcacacccagcacactcacacccagcacactcactcaGCACGCTCACACCCAGCACGCTCAAACCCAGCACGCTCACACCCAGCACGCTCACACCCAGCACGCTCACACCCAGCAcgctcacacccagcacactcactcagcacactcacacccagcagaCTCACACCCAGCAGACTCACACCCAGCAgactcacacccagcacactcacacccagcacactcacacccagcacactcacacccagcacactcacacccagcacactcacacccagcagaCTCACACCCAGCAgactcacacccagcacactcacacccagcagactcacacccagcacactcacacccagaacactcacacccagcacactcactcaGCAGACTCACACCCAGCAGACTCACACCCAGCAGACTCACACCCAGCAGACTCACTcccagcacactcacacccagcacactcacaccagcacactcacacccagcacgCTCACACCCAGCACGCTCACACCCAGCACGCTCACACCCAGCAcgctcacacccagcacactcacacccagcacactcacacccagcacactcacacccagcacactcacaccagcacactcacacccagcacgCTCACACCCAGCAcgctcacacccagcacactcacacccagcacactcactcagcacactcacacccagcagaCTCACACCCAGCAgactcacacccagcacactcacacccagcacactcacacccagcacactcacacccagcacactcactcccagcacactcacacccagcacactcacaccaGCACGCTCACACCCAGCACGCTCACACCCAGCACGCTCACACCCAGCACGCTCACACCCAGCAgactcacacccagcacactcacacccagcacactcacacccagcacactcacacccagcacactcacacccagcacactcacaccagcacactcacacccagcacgCTCACACCCAGCAcgctcacacccagcacactcacacccagcacactcagcacactcacacccagcacactcactcagcacactcacacccagcacactcacacccagcacactcactcaGCAGACTCACATTCACTCAGGAGACTCACACTCACTCAGCAgactcacactcacacccagGCCTCCCGGGGAGCCGGCTGCCAGATGCCACATGCCCTCAGCCTGGCCCTTGGGAGCAGCACCGCcggtggggactgtgtggtggGGTGCGGAGGAGTCTGGGGTGGGATGGATGATAGAAagatggtgggtggatggatgtggggctgggtgaggctggatggatggtggatggtggatagttgatggatggatggatggtggatggatggaggaaggatggtggatggatggatgatggatggatggtggatggatggtggatgaatggatggatagtggatggatggatggtggatggatggatggtggatggatggtggatggatggtggatggaaggatggatgggtggatgggtggatggatggtggatggatgcatggatggtggatggacgggtggatgggtagatggtggatggatggacggtggatagatggatgggtgggtggatggtggatggatggatggatggatggatggatggtggatggatggtggatggatggtggatgaatggatggatggtggaaggatggatgatggatggggtggatggtggatgaatggatggatgatggaaggatggatgatggatgggtggatggatagatggtggatggtggatagatggatggatggaaggtggatggatggtggatggatggatggatggatggaaggtggatggatggtggatggatggatggatggatggtggatgggtggatggtggatggatggtggatgaatggatggatggtggatggatggattgtggatggatggatggatggatggatgggtggatggatgggtggatggtggatggatggatggtggatggatggatgggtggatggatggatagatgggtggatgggatggatggtggatgaatggatggatggtgggaggatggtagatggatggatgatgaatgggtggatggtggatggatggctggtggatggatggatggtggatggatggatggattgatggatggatggtggatggatcgtggatggatggatatgggGGTGGATGTGTGGGTGGGTGAGgctggatggatggtggatggatagatggatggattgatggatggatggtggatggatggtggaaggatggatgaataggtgggtggatggatggctgCACAGTGTAGAGTTTAGGCACTCAGTACCTGCATGCAAGATGGCTGATGGCTGACGGTTGGACGATGGATAGAAGGAGGGACGGAGGATGGCCGTGTGCGGCTGCCCTGGCCCCTGCCCGCCCCGCGCTGTGGCCCCGCCACTCACCCCGCCGGCCATGAGCAGCTTGTACCGGAAGTCGATGGTGGGGTTGTTGAAGGTGAGCTTCTCGCAACGCAGGTGGTTGACCGGGGGGTTGCCCTCCAGGTTGAGGAAGAGGTCGTAGCTAAAGCATACCTTCCGCGGCTCCTCCTGCGGGGCCAGGCGCTCAGTGAGCAGCGCACTCGCAAGCCCCAGCACCGCATGGGAGAGCCAGGGCATGCGTGGGAGCCGGAGGAGGCTCTGGGGGTCGGGGAGCCCCACCCAGATGGGCGACTGGCCCAGAGGCCTCAGGGACACAGGTCACTGATAACCAGCACACTCCAGCCGCTGGTAGGACAACGGCAAGACCACGATCGGCCACCCCCACTCACAGAGAGGGAAACCGGGGTAGGAGAACAGACAGTGGGCCCATGGCTTGAGAAGTCCTGGGCAGAGGATGTGAAGCTTTGAGTGTTTATGTCAGAGATGGAGGAGACAGGGGTAGGacagaattagagagagagaacatggagTGAGAGGAGACCCCAccttccatgggctccctgggtgctgtgcatggtgctgagagaggagagaccccacagccctgcccaccctccatggggctccctgggtgctgtgcagggtgctgagaaaggagagaccccacagccctgcccaccctccatgggctccctgggtgctgtgcagggtgctgagagaggagagaccccacagccctgcccaccctccatgggctccctgggtgctgtgcagggtgctgagagaggagagacccccacagccctgcccaccctccatgggctccctgggtgctgtgcatggtgctgagagaggagacaccccacagccctgcccaccctccatgggctccctgggtgctgtgcctggtgctgagagaggagagaccccacagccctgcccaccctccatggggctccctgggtgctgtgcagggtgctgagagaggagagaccccacagccctgcccaccctccatgggctccctgggtgctgtgcagggtgctgagagaggagagaccccacagccctgcccaccctccatggggctccctgggtgctgtgcctggtgctgagagaggagagaccccacagccctgcccaccctccataggctccctgggtgctgtccatggtgctgagagaggagagaccccacagccctgcccaccctccatggggctccctgggtgctgcccatggtgctgagagaggagagaccccacagccctgcccaccctccatggggctccctgggtgctgtgcagggtgctgagagaggagagaccccacagccctgcccaccctccatgggctccctgggtgctgtgcctggtgctgagagaggagagaccccacagccctgcccaccctccatggggctccctgggtgctgtgcctggtgctgagagaggagagaccccacagccctgcccaccctccataggctccctgggtgctgtccatggtgctgagagaggagagaccccacagccctgcccaccctccatggagctccctgggtgctgtgcagggtgctgagagaggagagaccccacaccctgcccaccctccatgggctccctgggtgtgaCGTCCAGCCCACCCgtcaccaagagcaaggacctgggttcaagctggaGCAGGGGTGaaggtgtatctgtctctctccttctctctctctctctctccctccctcccctctcaatttctgtccgtgTCTAcgcaatagataaagataattaaaagagaggaagagaggcagagagaaatctgctgccctgcttctctgcttgtgaagcacccccccacacaggtgccgagcagggggctcgaacccggatccttgagtttTGTACTAGGTGCCCTTAATTGGTGCCAGGGTGGGTTGCCTGGAGAGGgagtgttccctctctctctctctctctcacacacacacacacagctgggctcCTCCCAGTGTTAACACGGCTGAGCTGGGGCCCAGGGGTGGGGTGCAGacagctcccccacccctgccacctcCTGTCATAGCATAGGGGCTGGACATGTGGCTTTGCAACAGGAACAAAGGCCACCAAACTAGAAATTCTACTCCAGGGCTGGCTCCTGCCTGGGGCCTGGGCGAGGTTGGGGACAGGTTCCACAGACAGGgacacccccagccccccctcccgtgtgtgtgtgtgtgtgtgtgtgtgtgtgtctctgtctctctcctgtgtaTGTCTCTGTTAATGTCCCTTGGTGTGTGTCTTGTTTCTGTGtcttgtgtctctgtatctctgtgtgtcttgtgtctgtgtctcttgtctctgtatgtgtgtcttgtgtctctgtgtctttgtgtctcgtgtgtctctgtatctctgtgtcttgtgtctctgtatctctgtgtgtcttgtgtctctgtgtgtctctgtatctctgtgtgtcttgtgtctctgtgtctcgtgtgtctctgtatctgtgtCTTGTGTCgctgtatctctgtgtgtcttgTCTCTGTGtcttgtgtctctgtgtgtcttgtgtctctgtgtctcgtgtgtctctgtatctgtgtCTTGTGTCgctgtatctctgtgtgtcttgTCTCTGTGtcttgtgtctctgtgtctcgtgtgtctctgtatctctgtgtgtcttgtgtttctgtgtcttgtgtctcgtgtgtctctgtatctctgtgtgtcttgtgtctctgtgtctcgtgtgtctctgtatctctgtgtcttgtgtctctgtatctctgtgtgtcttgtgtctctgtgtgtctctgtatctctgtgtgtcttgtgtctctgtgtctcgtgtgtctctgtatctgtgtCTTGTGTCgctgtatctctgtgtgtcttgTCTCTGTGTCTTGTGTCTCTGTCtcgtgtgtctctgtatctctgtgtcttGTGTCtcgtgtgtctctgtatctctgtgtgtctctgtgtctcgtgtgtctctgtatctctgtgtcttgtgtctctgtgtctcgtgTGTCTTGTATCTCTGTGTGTCCCGTGTGTGAAGCACAGACATGCTCACACTTTATAGGGCTTTTGGGGTGGTGGGTGACCCCCCCGGGAGGTGAGAGAGGGGCTCTCAACTCACTTCCCACAGCGACAGCCCTGATGTCTTTAAGCCGCGAGCCTGCAGGCTGCCCCGGGTTGACCTCCATCTTATTATTGCGTTCATGACTGTTAATTGTTATTTTCAATTTATTGATCTAATAGAGGGACCAGCACAGCGTTTCAGCAaaaggactctcctgcctgaggccctgaggtcccaggttcaatccccagcaccaccatcagccagggttCTGAAGAAAAGTAATaatgaattacaaaaaaaaaaaaaaaaaagccaacctttttttaatttagaaaaaggcaaaacaaaacagagagagagagagagaaggagagagagagcaaggatgGAGTGATGGACCCGTTCAAGCACAGAGCCCTGCAATAACCCCACCGgtcaaaataagtaagaaaagttggtacaggggagtcgggcggtagcgcagcaggttaagcacacgtgacgcaaagcgcagggaccggtgtaaagatcccggttcgagcccccggctccccacctgcaggggagtcgcttcccaggcggtgaagcaggtctgcaggtgtctgtctgtctctccccctctctgtcttcccctcctctctccatttctctctgtcctagccaacaacgacgacagcaataacaacaacaataactacaacaataaaacaagggcaacaaaaggggaaataaataaataaatagaaaaagaagaagagttgGTACAATCAGTGACACGGGGTCCCCCACTGCGTGagactcctctctccatctctttcccccttttctaGTCTCTGGGGACACTTCCTTGTTGCCTCTGCTTCTTGGCTCTGAGCTCCTACAAGCCCTTGGAATCCCCGGAGCCCAGCTGTGCTTGTTGATGGGTTGGTTTATTTagaatttattggataggggccgggtgctggtgcccctggttaagcacacgtgttacagtgtgcaaggactcgggttcgagcccccggtccccgcctgcagggggaaagctttgcgagcggtgaagcagggctgcaggtgtctctccgtccctctccctatctcccccttccctctcaatttctgactgtctctatccaataaataaataaagataattttaaaaaagaatttattggataggcagaaatcgagagggagggaaggggagatagagagggagagagacagatacctgcagccctgcttcaccattcgtgaagcttttcccctgtaggtggggatcgttggcttgaacctgggtccttgagcactgtaacacatgtgctcaaccaggtgcgccaccaaccggccccttatttatttattttttaattattattatttattttcccttttttttgttggccttgtttttgttgttgtaatcgttgctgcataggacagagagaaatggagagaggagggggagacagaaagggggagagaaagacagacacctgcagacctgcttcaccgcctgtgaagcgactcccctgcaggtggggagccgggggctcgaactgggatccttacaccggtccttgcgctttgcaccacctgcgcttaacccgctgcgctaccgcccgactccctgtttatttatttttattgggtaagacagagagaaatcgagagaggagggaagaggagagagaaagacagacacctgcagaccggctttgccgcttgtgaagcgacccacctgcaggtggggagctggggctcaaaacgggatcctcacgcagatccttgcgcttcgcaccaagtgcgcttaacccggtgcgccacagCCCGCCCCCCTTTTAAAACTAAttaattcattcacttattttttaccagagccctgcttagctctggcttatggtggtgcgggggattgaacctgggactttggagcc from Erinaceus europaeus chromosome 23, mEriEur2.1, whole genome shotgun sequence includes:
- the LOC132535498 gene encoding splicing factor 3A subunit 2-like, which codes for SHPPIYPSIHPSIHPPSIHPPSTHPSTHPSIHPSIHNPSIHHPSIHPPSIHHPPIHHPSIHPSTIHPPSIHPSIHPPSIHLPSIHLSTIHHLSIHPSIIHPSIIHPFIHHPPHPSSILPPSIHSSTIHPPSIHHPSIHPSIHPPSTHPSIYPPSIHPPSTHPPVHPPSMHPSTIHPPIHPSILPSTIHPPSIHHPSIHHPSIHYPSIHPPSIHHPSIIH